The sequence GATTGCATTCTGAATGAATAAAAAAACGATCTTGGCATTTCAGTTACGCAGAACGCGTCACCAATTGTCCCGCAACTTCTCTTCCAACTCAACTCCAGCTCTAGAACTATCAACCTGCATTGCATGGCTTCAATCATGTGCACAGAATCAAGAACTTTGGCAAGGAAGAAAAATACATGCACACATGTTCTATCGTGGCCATCTTGATTCTGCTCTTTCTTCTACTAGCCTTATAAATATGTACGCTAAGTGTAGTTCCATTGATGATGCTTTATCTGTTTTTTATGAGTCTACCCATGTTCATAACGTATTCGTTTATAATTCTATTATAGCTGGATTAACCATCAATGACATGCCAACTGACGCTTTTGACTTGTACTGTAAGATGCGACTGTTAGGTGTAGCTCCTGATAAGTTTACTTTCCCTTGTGTAATTAAGGCGTGTCCAGATTTTTTGGGTTTGAGAAATATTCATGGGTTGTTGTTTAAACATGGGCTGAAGTTCGACTTGTTTATAGGGAGTGCACTGGTGCATAGTTATTTGAAGTTTGGATTGATTCAGGAGGCAATTGAAGTGTTTGATAGATTGCCTGAGAGAGATGATGTTGTGCTTTGGAATGCTATGATTAATGGGTACGTGCATATTGGGGAGTTTGGTAAGGCCTTGATGATTTTTAGGAGGATGGCAGACATTCGGGTCAAAACTAACAAATTCACTATTACTGGCGTACTATCAGCTCTCGCATTGGCTGGAGAAGTTGATAATGGGAAGGTAATTCACGCTTTTGGAATAAAAATGGGGTATGATTTGGATACTGCCGTTTCAAACGCGTTGATTGATATGTATGGAAAATGCAGGCAGCTTGAGGATGCATTGAAGGTTTTTGAGAGCTGGATTGAGAAGGATATGTATTCATGGAACTCCATTATAAGTGTTTATGAGCAATGCGGCGATCATGATGGAGCTTTGAGGCTTTTGAAGGGTATGTTAAGCTCTAGGTTTCAGCCAGATTTAGTGACTGTCACTGCTGTGCTTCCTGCTTGCTCAAATTTAGCAGCACTAACACATGGTAGAGAGATTCATGGCTATATGACAATACGTGGATTGATCAAGGCTGGTAGTACATATATTGAAAATGCAGTTATGGATATGTATGCAAAATGTGGGAGTATGAGAGAGGCACACTTGGTTTTTGACAAGATAAAAGTTAAGGATGTGGCATCATGGAACATTATGGTAATGGGATATGGCATGCATGGGTATGGAAATGAGGCATTGGATCTGTTTTACCGCATGTGTGAGTTTGGGTTGGAGCCCGATGAGATATCATTCATCGGAGTATTAGCAGCCTGCAGCCATGCTGGCTTTGTGGGTCAAGGTCAAGAACTTCTCGCTGAAATGCTGCCTCGATATGGTGTTCCTCCAGCTATTGAGCATTATGCATGTGTGATTGACATGCTTGGTCGAGCTGGACAGCTTGAGGGGGCCTTTAAGTTGCTGTCGAATATGCCAATCAAACCTAATCAAGTGGTGTGGAGGACATTCTTGGGCGCATGCCGCCTCTATGGAAATGCTAACTTGGCTGAGATTGCCACCCAACAGGTTCTTGAGCTTGACCCAGAGCATTGTGGAAATTACATTTTGATGTCAAATATTTATGGAGAAACCGGAAGATATGAAGAGGTGGCAATCTTGAGAAAATCGATGAAGCAACAGGATGTGAAGAAGTCGCCTGGTTGCAGCTGGATTGAACTTGGAAGTGGCTTGCATGTGTTTTTTACTGGTGATAGAACCCATCCTGAAGGATCTGTTGTTTATGAAGGATTAGATTTACTAACAGCATGTAGTGAGCAATGCTGCGTGCTGGACGCCATGGAAAGTTGTATTTAGAAGTTGGCAAGTGACTGGTGGTATCGAAGATAATAATTCCAGAAATTGTCACGCCTAATTGTTCAGCCTGTTGGTTATTAACTTGGACGCAAAGGAGCACGCACACCAAGGCGAGTGTCATTGATTGAATTCATTGAACTGGCAGATTATTTACAAGTTAATATTGTAGCATATTCTTAATTATCACTAAGGCTAATTCAGTGATGTCAGGTGGCTTTTGTGAATTGACGGTTCGGTTCATCTTACTCGTAAAGTGAGAGATTGAACAACAAAATGCATATTGCTGGACTGGGTGTCGTGGAGAATTTTCCCTAACCGACCCTCTCCCCTGCACCATTTTGTATAGGTTAGATATAGTATCCATTGCTGGTCTATTCATTCATTCGTACCAGGTTACTGTGTAAAGATATACATGGCTGGCTTATTTGTTCTTTTTTAGTTGGAAGTAACTTTTTACTGAAAGCATTGGAAATGCTCCATGTGTTGGAAGCACACACAGTTCGTTTAAAGTTTGTCTTACCTTATGACAGATATTTAATTACAGGTAACTTGTTATGTCCTGTTTATGAAAAGATCCATGCATCAATACCCAGGTTTAAGAAGTTCCAAATGACAATTTTTGTTGGGGGAACAAAGGGTGCCGACCAAGACGTGAACCGACACACAAGATTAAAAATCCAGAACTTGGCAAGGTTTAGGCAAGCTTTATGTAACAACTACTTATTCCCATTGATGGAATCACTAAAATTGCTGACAAAAATCTTGAGCATGATTCGTCGACTGAATTTCTAACCCTCCGCTGCTTCACTTTGTCTTGCCTTTTTGCTCTAGAATTTCTCCTCATTCCCTACAAAATATGAGCATTCATATTTTGCAAAGAAATAATTCTTCGTGACAACATACTTAAGTCTTTTACATTCCTTGTCACCCTCTCAAGTTTTTGTTTCTTGTGTTGtcttattttattcaattaactGTCAGTGATGCTATGGTAgagaaatattatttaaaagtcATTCATATTTCATGTAttcctttttttcttcttctggaAACTCTACCTCAATGCTGACGgtgattttcatttttttagcaCAATTGGCAATTATGTGGGGTTGAAAGCATGCCTCATGGTATAATTTGGTGTGCCATATTTTTGTAGAGTGAAGGCATGAAAAGTGGTGTATGAGTCAAATGCATGTAAAATTACTTCCAATGAATGTTTGAATTTGTACACATGACTTTAGTGTCTCTATGCGATCCACCATTGCACCTTACTATTTATATGCACATTTTTATTCCATCTACCCCTTCCTTTTTAGAGAAAAACTTCATAAAAATCCAAACATTGTTGAATCTGTACTTTAGATCTGTGGTCAAGTGGATTGGTCTGAACCATCGAATGAACAAGATCTATCAAGGTTTCGAGCATGCGTGTACTAATTATCTCTACTAGCTAGCATGTCGTCAGACCGGATATAtatgaaaaatggaaaaaaaaattcaaaaattttaaataaaagttattaatttttaaaattgaaaaagtaCACATGTTGGAAATATAAATTGAACATTTTAGccattgattttgtttttgtctCTAATTTTTTGTGATAAAAAAGGTAATTCTCCAAGCTGGAATGACGTGGCTAACGGCTCGAATCATGAAAGCTTCTTCTCAATGGAAAGTACAAAACTGTCCTTCGAAAGAATCAACACTGCCTACCAAATCGGGGAAGGGTATAACCGTCATTCAACGCACGTGgaggaaataaaagaaaagaatgcaatttgaaaaataataaaaatggagtattttattatgtatatataacCGACCTCCCAAATTCGAAGCACCAAAAATTGACCGAGGACTCCAAAATTTCCCAAAAAACATGCTCCGATTCATTCGCTGCGCTCTCCCCCATTAACTCACGTTAATTTTTCTCCCCTTTTTCCTAAAAATAGGTTTTCGAAAAGCAATGAGGAAATTTTGGGTTCTTTTTTGGAGAAATTAGACTAGATATTGAGGAGTAATGCGGGGTTCTTAATGCCCATCGTGATTTGTTTTGATTCCTTTTTATCAATGAAGGGCGGATTTTGATTGTTGTATATATACAGGAAGAGGGGTAGATTCGAACTTCGTTCACGTTAATCGTTTCTTTGTTgattatcatcattattattattattattattgaataaatgTCTGAATTGGTGGCTCGAACTGGTCGGCATCAGCAGCGTTACGAGGATGGTTACCGCCTCATTGCTGGGTATTTTTCCTTTCGCTCACCATTTCATGTGTATATATACATGCATGCATACTTTGACGTGTGTTTGATTGCATGTGAGTTTCGCTTCAATTTTTTTCAGCTAGGGATTGGTTTTGGACGTTTCCTGGAAATTTTATTGATTCGGTTTCAAAATTGGGTTTTTGTTTGATTAAGGAAATGTGTGGCTTTTGGGTTTTATATATCGTTCCTTTGATTCTCGAGGTATTGTTTGCTGCTGGGTTTTGTTTTGTTTAGTTAGGAGAAAATGTTGATTAAATTGTCTAAGGCTTTAACTTCATGCACGTGTATTCAATCCCATAGACGGTGAAATGCGCGTGACATAGAACCTAAGATTTTTCTATCCTCTTGTTTTGGCTGGTATCTGTTGTTTTTAAtgctttaattttctttttgttaaTCGTTCTTATGTTCACTCTCTGGACCATGTTGAGATTACTATAATCCCGTTCCTTAATTTAGatttgttttgataattttGCAATCACAATACCTTTTTGGTTGTAGAGAACATGGGAAGTTAGAGAAAAAGGATTCAGAGTTTCATTTTCATATGTACATGCCATTTTGTCACCCAGAGATCAGCTCCACAGGTCTCAAGTTTCGATTGGTATAATTAATAGGCCATTACGCTAAATCAACAAAAAAAGTTAATTTCTTCTCA comes from Primulina huaijiensis isolate GDHJ02 chromosome 17, ASM1229523v2, whole genome shotgun sequence and encodes:
- the LOC140963304 gene encoding pentatricopeptide repeat-containing protein At3g14730 isoform X1, whose amino-acid sequence is MNKKTILAFQLRRTRHQLSRNFSSNSTPALELSTCIAWLQSCAQNQELWQGRKIHAHMFYRGHLDSALSSTSLINMYAKCSSIDDALSVFYESTHVHNVFVYNSIIAGLTINDMPTDAFDLYCKMRLLGVAPDKFTFPCVIKACPDFLGLRNIHGLLFKHGLKFDLFIGSALVHSYLKFGLIQEAIEVFDRLPERDDVVLWNAMINGYVHIGEFGKALMIFRRMADIRVKTNKFTITGVLSALALAGEVDNGKVIHAFGIKMGYDLDTAVSNALIDMYGKCRQLEDALKVFESWIEKDMYSWNSIISVYEQCGDHDGALRLLKGMLSSRFQPDLVTVTAVLPACSNLAALTHGREIHGYMTIRGLIKAGSTYIENAVMDMYAKCGSMREAHLVFDKIKVKDVASWNIMVMGYGMHGYGNEALDLFYRMCEFGLEPDEISFIGVLAACSHAGFVGQGQELLAEMLPRYGVPPAIEHYACVIDMLGRAGQLEGAFKLLSNMPIKPNQVVWRTFLGACRLYGNANLAEIATQQVLELDPEHCGNYILMSNIYGETGRYEEVAILRKSMKQQDVKKSPGCSWIELGSGLHVFFTGDRTHPEGSVVYEGLDLLTACSEQCCVLDAMESCI
- the LOC140963304 gene encoding pentatricopeptide repeat-containing protein At3g14730 isoform X2, producing MPTDAFDLYCKMRLLGVAPDKFTFPCVIKACPDFLGLRNIHGLLFKHGLKFDLFIGSALVHSYLKFGLIQEAIEVFDRLPERDDVVLWNAMINGYVHIGEFGKALMIFRRMADIRVKTNKFTITGVLSALALAGEVDNGKVIHAFGIKMGYDLDTAVSNALIDMYGKCRQLEDALKVFESWIEKDMYSWNSIISVYEQCGDHDGALRLLKGMLSSRFQPDLVTVTAVLPACSNLAALTHGREIHGYMTIRGLIKAGSTYIENAVMDMYAKCGSMREAHLVFDKIKVKDVASWNIMVMGYGMHGYGNEALDLFYRMCEFGLEPDEISFIGVLAACSHAGFVGQGQELLAEMLPRYGVPPAIEHYACVIDMLGRAGQLEGAFKLLSNMPIKPNQVVWRTFLGACRLYGNANLAEIATQQVLELDPEHCGNYILMSNIYGETGRYEEVAILRKSMKQQDVKKSPGCSWIELGSGLHVFFTGDRTHPEGSVVYEGLDLLTACSEQCCVLDAMESCI